Within the Granulicella sibirica genome, the region CCGATTCGCGGGCCTGCAACACCGTTGCTTTACACTGGAAGGATACAGTTGCGAGTGCGCGCGGCGAACCGCAGCGGCCGCCGCGACCCATCAAGGAGACTCACGTTGTCACAGCGCACATTCAGCATCATCAAGCCCGACGCCGTTCGCAAGGGCTATACCGCCGCCATTCTCGCTGAAATCCAGAAGGCCGGCTTCAAGATCGTTTCGATCAAGCGCCTCTCCATCTCGAAGGCGCAGGCCGAGGGTTTCTACCACGTGCATGCCGCGCGTCCGTTCTTCGGCGAGCTGACGGAGTTCATGAGCTCCGGTCCGATCTTCCCGATGGTGCTCGAGAAGGACAACGCCATCGCCGACCTTCGCAAGCTGATGGGCGCGACGAACCCGGCACAGGCGGAAGAGGGCACGATCCGCAAGCAGTTCGCGGCTTCGATCGGCGAGAACGCCATCCACGGCTCGGATGCCGAGGATACGGCTGCCTTCGAGATCGGCTACTTTTTCGCTGGTATCGAGCTTCAGTAAGAATTCTGTCGGCTGAAAAGAGAGGGCGGGAGCTTTATGGCTCCTGCCCTTTTGTTTTATTTCTTCTTGTCTTCGAAGAGCTTCAGGTCGATGCCTTCGCCCATGGCCTTGTAGCCGGCGTCCTTGGGATGGAGATGGTCGCCGCTGTCGTATGCCGGAAGAAACATCGTCGGGTTGGCTGGATCCTGGGTCATTTTGTCGAAGTCGATCACGCCGTCGAGCATGTTGGATGTTTTGATCCAGGTGTTGACGGCTACGCGTACTGCCTCGCCCGCCGGCGACGCGTAGCCCGCTCCGACGTAAGGCGTGAGGGTGGCTCCGATGATCTTGATGCCGTGCGTGTGGGCGCGTTCGGCCATCTGCTTGAAGCCTGAGATGAGGTCGTCGGCGGTGACGATGTCGTGAGGCGTCTTGGGGTTGTAGGCGCCGCCGATGTCGTTGATGCTTTCGAGCACGACGACGTACTTCACGCCCGCCTGGGCGATGACATCGCGATCGAAGCGCGCTAGGGCGCTTGGGCCGGTGCCGTCGTGCAGGATGCGATTGCCGCCGATGCCCTGGTTGAGGATCCCCATGCCGGCGGTCTTCTTGTTGTCGTGGAGGCGTTTGGCGAGAACGTCGGGCCAGCGGGCGTTGGCGTTACGCGTGGAGAGGGCTCCGTCGGTGATGCTGTCGCCGAAGGTGACGATGGAGGCGTCGTCAGCCGAGACGCGGACGTCTATGCCCTTGAGGAAGTCCCAGTTCGTGAATTCCTTCGCTCCCGCGAGAGTGCTCTTGCCGACCATGTTGCCGTCGGCCATGTAATTGGTCTGGTCAGCGAAGCCGTGGGAGGTGATCTGGCTGATCTTCTGGGCGGGAAGGAAGATGCTGACGGCGACGTCGGCGAAGGGTTTGAGCATCAGGGAGAAGCCGTCACTGACGGCGAGCGCACCGGGCGGGATAGTGATGGTTGGGCTTCCGCCGAAGGTCACGGAGTTGGCCGACGTGAGAGCAATATCGCTTCCGCCAGAGCTCAGGGCGACGTGGACGGCTCCAACGATCAGAGGCTCGGTGCCGAATTCATTGGTTAGGACGACGCGCGTGTAGGCGCCGCCGAGGGAAATGTGAACGATCTGGCGAAGAGTGATGTCGGTTGTGCCGAGGGCATCTTTGTTGGTTGCCGCCATGGGCGATGTGGCCCAGGTGCCAACCCAGATATCCGGCAGGGGCTTTTTGGCGAAGGCGGGGACTCCGGTGAAGCACAGGGCAAGCGACAGGGAAGCAAGAGCGGTACGCAGCATACGATCGAATTTCATGGAAACCGTCACCCTCGGAATGTAGTTGGTTGGGATGGTGTGCGCATCGTACGGCATGCAGGTCCGGACGCTCCCATAGTACTCGACGCGGCGCGGGCGGAGGGCGCTATCGCGCGGAGAGGGCGTTCACGTATAGTGGGCGTGCCAACCTGTGCGGCGACGATTCGAGCCGCGCCGGGCAAACCTACGAACGTATTTGCAACGTAAAAGGACTCCTGACCAATGACCTTGGCACGCGCTATTCTGCTTACTATGACCATCGCCGCCTCTACTCTCTCTGCCGGTGCCTCCGTAACGAAGGCCGGCTTTGGTGCTGACAAGAACGGAACGCCCGTCGATATCTACACCCTGACCAGCGGGAAGGTCGAGGCGCGCATCATGACGCTCGGAGCGCGGATCGTCTCACTGAAGGTTCCGGATCGTAACGGAAACGTGGCGGATGTGGTGCTTGGATATGACACAGTCGCGGAGTACCAGAAGGATGGCAACAGCTACTTCGGCGCTATCGTTGGCCGCTATGGGAACCGAATTGCGAAGGGCAAGTTTTCGCTCGATGGGCATGACTACCAGGTGCCGACCAACAATAACGGCAATTCGCTGCACGGCGGATTGATCGGTTTCGACTCTCTAGTGTGGACGGGCAAGCAGGTGCCGGATGGCGTCGAGATGACGCTTGTGAGCAAGGATGGCGACCAGGGGTATCCGGGGACGCTCACCGCGCACGTGACCTATACGCTGAAGGGAAGTGCGTTGAAGATCGACTACTCGATGTCGACCGATAAGGATACGGTGGTGAACCTGACGAACCACTCCTACTTCAACCTTTCGGGCGAGGGGAACGGCACGATTCTCGATGATCTGCTGACGATCCCGGCGGCTCGCTATACCCCGGTGGACTCGGGGCTCATTCCGACTGGGATCGAGTCGGTTGCGGGCACACCGCTTGATTTCCGGAAGCCTACGCCGATTGGCGCGCGCATCAATGATCCGAATGATCAGTTGAAGATCGCTGGCGGCTATGACCATAACTGGGTTCTCAGCGATACACCCGGTGTGCTGAAGGAAGCTGCTAAGGTTGAGGATCCGAAGACCGGGCGCGTGCTGACGGTGATGACGACGGAGCCGGGCGTGCAGTTCTACACGGGGAACTTCCTGACCGGGAAGCAGCCGGGCAAGGGAGGGGCTTCGTATCCGAAGAACGCGGCCCTTTGCCTGGAGACGCAGCACTTTCCGGATTCGCCGAACCATCCGGCGTTTCCTTCGACGGAGTTGAAGCCGGGGCATCCTCGGCATAGCACGACGATCTTCAGCTTCTCCACGGAGAAGTAATCTCGTTAGGCGTATAAGCCCCATTTCTGCTGACTTGATCGGTCGGCAGGAGTGGGGTTTCTGTTTTGGGGCCGCTGATGATGCCAGATATCCCGGATGATTTTGAGGGCTCGGATCGGTTTCATCTCGACGATGGATCGGTTGGGTGGACGGCTCCGGAGCTTGTTCGACAGGCGGGCCCTCGCAAGTCTGGGCAGGGTTCCGCGACGCTGCTTCGGCTTGAGCTGAACGCTCTTGCGCTACGGTACGCGGCGAAGCGGAGTCTGCTGCACGATACGACGACGGGTGGGTCGCCGTGTGTTGTGTTTGGGCCGGAGGGAACAGCGAGCGGCCCGCGTCACGGCAACTTTATCGATGAGGCGTATCGGGCGATTCTTGCCGATGTGGCGTGGTCAGCGCGATTGGAGAAGGCGCATACGGCACACCGGCGGGCCTGGCCACGGACGGACTGGCGCTGGCGTGAACTCGATGCGGCAACGAGTTCGGACGCGCTGCTGATGAATGTCTTCTGCTTTCCGGGCGTACTGGATGGAGCGGCCGGGTTGGGGTTACGGGTTCTGCTTGGGATCGGGGCTGGGGTGAGGTCAGAGTTCGGATTCAAGCCGAGGATCCCGTTGACGAATGGGCGATTCGATCGAACGGAGATCGATCTGAGGCTTGGCAGTCTGCTGGTTGAGGCGAAGCTCACGGAGTCGGACTTTCAGCAGGCGAGGCCTGCGCTGGTCGAGCGGTATCGGGATCTGCTGGAGGCGTTCGAACCGGAGATTGTTGCGGGGAAGACGTCCGTGGTTGGGTACCAGTTGATTCGCGGGACGCTGGCTGCGATGGCTGTGCCATCAGGATCGTTCTGCGTGCTTGCCGATGCGAGGCGTCCGGACCTGCTGGAGCAGTGGTACTCCGTGATGAGCAGGGTGCGGACGGGAGAGCTTCGGTGCCGTCTGCAGATGCTGACGTGGCAGGAGGTGTGTGCCGTGCTGCCCGTGCGCTTGCAGGAGTTTCTTGGGGAGAAGTACGGGATTCTTCCGGCCTGACATTAGCTGTCGTATGTTGGGAGCAGATCAACGACGAAAAGAGTGCCTATGCCGCGTGTTTGTTTTCTGTTGAAGGTTCGCAAGGAGCGTCTGGCCGAGTACAAAGAGGCTCATGCGGCAGTATGGCCCGAGATGCTCGATGCGCTGCGTGAGACAGGCTGGAAGAACTACTCATTGTTTCTGCGGCCCGACGGATTACTTGTGGGGTATGTCGAGACGGACGACTTCGAGGCCTCGCGCGCGGCGATGAAGCTGCATGCGGTGAATGCTCGCTGGCAGGCCGAGATGATGCCCTTCTTCGAAAGCACGGAAGCCACCGCCGATGATGCGATGGCTCCCTTGGAAGAGGTCTTCCACCTGGACTAGATGCTTAGCTGTACTTGAGCCAGCGGAGGATCTCGGGGAGGTTTGGCTTCTTGCCGTACATGAGGATGCCGACGCGGTAGATGCGGCTTGCGGTCCAGAGTACGGCCCAGATGGTGATGCCCATGAGCAGGAACGAGAGGGCGACCTCCCATGCCGGCGGCGGGTTAAGCGAGATGCGGAAGTTCATCAGAAGCGGGCTGCAGAACGGGATGAGCGAGACGATGCGCGACCAGGTTCCGTTCGAGTTGTTCATCACGACGGGAAGCATGAGCATGCAGAAGGCGAGCGGGATGACGAGAAACATGTTGAGCTGCTGGAGCTCCTGTTCGGAGTTCGTCATCGCGCCGAGAGCGGCGGCCATGCTGGAGTAGAGCAGGAAGCCGAAGATGAAGTAGAGGACGAAGAAGAGCGCCTGCCACCAGGTAATCGAGAAGGCAAAGTCTCCGTTGGCGAGGCTGGCGGCGAAGGGCGTCGCGGCGAGAATAAGGGCGGCGGTCATCCAGATAAGGATCTGCGTGATGCCGACCGCGCCGACGCCAAGAATCTTGCCGGCGAGCATCTCTTCGGGGCGGATGGTGGCGAGCAGGACCTCGAAGACGCGCGAGGTTTTTTCCTCGATGATGGAGCGTGCCGTATTCATGCCGTAGAGCATGACGACCATGTACATGAGGAAGAAGAGCACGTAGGCGACGGCAATAGAGGTGTTGGCGTTCTTGTGTTTGCCGCTGGAGTTCGTAGTGTCGATCGTGACGGGCGCGAGCATGGAGTCGACGTCGGAGGCGACCATTCCCTGGTGGGTGAGGCGCTCGCGCATGAGCACGGTACGGAGAGCGTCGCTGAGGATGGAGCTTGTGGCGACGTCGGCCTTCGAGCGCGGCTTGTAGTCGAAGGTGGGACGGCCGGTGTTGTCCGAAGCGGGCGTGATCCACATGTAGCCATCGATGGAGTGGTCGTCGAGCTCCTGGTCTAGGGAGTCACGCACACTCTCCCCGGGGGCCATGGTGTCGATGGTCATGTCGCTTCCCTTGCCCTTGTGCAGCTGATCCTGCAGGTCGAGTGCGAGTTGCGTGTCCTTGGTGACGATGACGATGTGCGAGGTGGACTTGGTCTTCTTCGAGAAGATCGCGGTGCCGAAGACGAAGCCACCCATGAGCAGCGGGATCAGGATGGTGGCGATGAGGAAGGCTTTGGTGCGGACGCGCTCGAGATATTCGCGCTTCGCGATGAGCCATGCGTTATGCATCGATTTTGCCTCCAACAGCCTCGATAAAGATCTCTTCGAGGGTGGGCTCCATGACTTCGAAGCGGGTGATGCTTGTGCCGCGTGCGACAGCTTCAGCGAGCAGGGGTTGAGCGTCGGGATCGGAGCCAGCGAGGCTGCGGAGCTTGATTTCTACGTGACCGCCGTATAACTCGGCCTTCTCGATCGACGGATGCTGCAGAAAGGAGTTATCGCCTTCGAACTGCATCACGACGCGGTTGCGCGGGTACTTTTGCTTGACCTCGCGCATGCTTCCTTCGAGTACGAGACGGCCCCGGCTGATGAGGGCGATCTCGTCGCACATCTTCTCGGCCTGGTCCATGCGATGGGTGGAGAAGAGGATGGCCTTGCCGGTCTTGCGCAGATCGAGAAGCGTGTCCTGGAGGAGCTTGCCATTGACCGGGTCGAGGCCGCTGAAGGGCTCGTCCATGATGATGAGGTCGGGCTCGTGGAGGAGCGCGGCGATGAACTGGATCTTCTGCTGCATGCCCTTGGAGAGGTCTTCGGTCTTCTTGGGGATGGCTTCGGTGATCTCCATGCGCTCGCACCAGGTGAGGGCGCGCTTGCGTGCGGTGGCGGCGTCGAGAGCATGTAACTGGCCGAGGAACACAAGCTGGTCGAGCACGTTCATCTTCTTGTAGAGGCCGCGCTCCTCCGGGAGGTAGCCGACACGCTTGAGGCAGTCGCGGGTGAAGGGCTGGCCGAAGAGCGAGACGGTGCCGGAGTCGGGGACCGTGATGCCGATCATCATGCGGATGGAGGAGGTCTTGCCCGAGCCGTTGGGGCCGAGGAGGCCGAAGATGGTACCGGGTTCGATGCGGAAGGAGAGACCTTCGACCGCTACCTTCTGGTCGTACACCTTGCGGACGTTCTTGAGTTCGACGATTGGCTTCTGTTCAACGCTAGACTTCTGTTCGACGATAGGCATGAGGTTCCTGAATGCAATCTGCACCCACGGAGCGAACTCCCGCCACACGTGGGGAATACCCCAGTCTACCAGTGTGTTTCCGTGCTAAGTCATGCTATCAACAGGGCAGGCGTACGGTGACTCCTGCATCGCGAAGGCTCGCTTTCAGGCCGCGCGAGTCGGTGACGCCGAAGTGGAAGATGCTTGCGGCCAGGGCGGCGTCGGCGCGTCCGCGACCGAAGACATCGGCGAAGTGCGCGGCGGAACCGGCTCCTCCGCTGGCGATGACGGGGATCTGGACGGCTTCGCTGACGCGCGCGGTCAATTCGCAATCGAATCCGTTACGCATGCCATCGGTGTTCATGGAGGTGAGGAGGATCTCGCCGGCTCCGCGCTGCTCGGCTTCGCGGGCCCAGTCGATGACGCGGAGGCCGGTTGGCTTGCGTCCCCCGGAGACAAAGACCTCGGCTTCGCCGACGGGGTCGGCTGCGCCCTCGGTGCGGCGTGCGTCGATGGCGACGATGACGGCCTGGGCCCCAAAGCTTCCGCCGATCTCGCCGATGAGCTCGGGGCGGGCGATGGCGGAGGAGTTGATGCTGACCTTGTCGGCTCCGGCGTTGAAGACGGCTGCGGCGTCTTCGGCGCTGCGGATGCCGCCTCCAACTGTGAAGGGAACGAAGAGGGCGGCGGCGGTGCGCTTGACGGTGTCGAGGAGGGTGCCGCGTCCTTCGTGGGTGGCGGTGATGTCGAGCAGGACGATCTCGTCGGCGCCGCCGGCGGCGTGGCGATGGGCTAGCTCGGCTGGGTCGCCGGCGTCGATGATGTCGACGAACTGAATGCCTTTGACGACGCGCCCGTCGCGGACGTCGAGGCAGGCGATGATGCGTTTGGTCAGCATTTGTCCGGAGCTCCCGGTAGCCGAAGCCACCCGTGAATGTCACCCAGTGCCGTCTCCGGCATCTCGGCTTTTGGAAGGTACAAGAACCGCTTTTTCCCAACAAACAGCAGAAGCATCGAATCGTCTTCCGCGGTCTCACAGATCGATCCGCGTTGGAATCGCCCCTCAGACTTACCCTCGATGCCCGAGATCAGCACATCTCCTTCCACCGCGACATAAATGTGCCGTGGGACCTTCGAATCACCCCCGTACAGACGGTACGTTCGCCGAACCGTCCAAGGTCTCATCAGAGGGCACACCGCTCCTCCTGCCATAGCTCCAACTGCAAGCGGCATCAGCGTAGCAAACACAACGTCATGTCCTGAGGACTTAAGCACTCCCAGGACAACAAGGGTCAGGAGACCCAACGTAAACAGACCCCATATCTGCATGTGAAAGAAGAACCGCCGTCTGCCACTGCTCCGCACGTAAGTCTGCTGTGCCCGTTTGAAGTGATCGAAGCCGGACCGATAGTCGTACCGCATCGTGCTGAACCCCTTTAGCTATGTATCTTTGTCCCACGCGACGGAGACCATCCTCAAACAATAATCGCGTTTGGTCAGCATGGGATTCCTGGGAGCGCCTCGAAGTCGACGACGACCTTGCCGAGCGAGCCGGCTGCGACTGCGGCGTGCGCCGCCTCGATGTCGTGCGAGGTGAAGCGCCGGGCGTGGAGGAGTGGCTTGAGCTTGCCCGCGTCGACGAGGGTTGCTATCTCGCGGAGGATCTCGCCCTGGTGCGAGCCATCCGCGCCGGAGAGCATGGGCTCGAGCGTGAAGACGCCGGAGTAGGTGGCACCGCGGAAGGAGAGCGGCGCGAGCGAGTGGTTGCTCCAGCCGAGGCAGCTTACGACGTGGCCGCTGTAGCGGCGGACGGCGGCGAAGGAGGCGTCGATGTTGGGGCCGCCGACGGTGTCGTAGATGATGTCGAAGCCTGCCCCGCCGGTGTGCTTCTTGACGTACTCCTCCACCGGGACGCTGCGGTAGTCAATGGGAGTGGCTCCGAACTGCTCGACTATATGCGTCTTCTCCGGCGAGACAGTAGCGAAGACCTCGGCTCCGTGAGCCTTTGCGAGTTGCACCACGATGTGCCCTACGCCTCCCGCGCCACCGTGGACGAGAACCTTTTGACCGCCGTGGACGCATGCACGGTCGACCAGGCCCTCCCATGCGGTGATGGCCGCAAGGGGCAATGAGGCCGCCTCGCGCATCGAGAGGGCGACGGGCTTGAGCGCGAGCAGCTTGGCCCGGGCGGCGACGAAGTCGGCCAGTGTGCCTTGCAGGCCGCCAACTCCGCCGACCATGCCGTAGACCTCGTCACCCGGACGAAAGGCGGTGACCGCAGGCCCGACTTCCTCGACGACGCCCGCCATCTCCACGCCGAGCACCGCTGGCAGAGGCTGCCGTGCGTGCACTGCCTGGCCCGCGCGGATCTTGGCGTCGAGAGGATTGACGCCGCTTGCGTGGATTCGCACCAGTACCTCGCCGGGACCGGCGACGGGGCGTGGCGTTTCCACGAGGGTGAACGGTCCTCCGGGATGTTGTACTACGAAGGCTTGCATGGGATCACCAGACGATCGACGGCCAGAATTTTCAGGAGCTGACGCTCATGCCGACGACCGGGCACTTGGCCACTGCAGCGTCGCTTCCGCCGA harbors:
- the ndk gene encoding nucleoside-diphosphate kinase, coding for MSQRTFSIIKPDAVRKGYTAAILAEIQKAGFKIVSIKRLSISKAQAEGFYHVHAARPFFGELTEFMSSGPIFPMVLEKDNAIADLRKLMGATNPAQAEEGTIRKQFAASIGENAIHGSDAEDTAAFEIGYFFAGIELQ
- a CDS encoding SGNH/GDSL hydrolase family protein, whose translation is MPYDAHTIPTNYIPRVTVSMKFDRMLRTALASLSLALCFTGVPAFAKKPLPDIWVGTWATSPMAATNKDALGTTDITLRQIVHISLGGAYTRVVLTNEFGTEPLIVGAVHVALSSGGSDIALTSANSVTFGGSPTITIPPGALAVSDGFSLMLKPFADVAVSIFLPAQKISQITSHGFADQTNYMADGNMVGKSTLAGAKEFTNWDFLKGIDVRVSADDASIVTFGDSITDGALSTRNANARWPDVLAKRLHDNKKTAGMGILNQGIGGNRILHDGTGPSALARFDRDVIAQAGVKYVVVLESINDIGGAYNPKTPHDIVTADDLISGFKQMAERAHTHGIKIIGATLTPYVGAGYASPAGEAVRVAVNTWIKTSNMLDGVIDFDKMTQDPANPTMFLPAYDSGDHLHPKDAGYKAMGEGIDLKLFEDKKK
- a CDS encoding aldose epimerase family protein: MTLARAILLTMTIAASTLSAGASVTKAGFGADKNGTPVDIYTLTSGKVEARIMTLGARIVSLKVPDRNGNVADVVLGYDTVAEYQKDGNSYFGAIVGRYGNRIAKGKFSLDGHDYQVPTNNNGNSLHGGLIGFDSLVWTGKQVPDGVEMTLVSKDGDQGYPGTLTAHVTYTLKGSALKIDYSMSTDKDTVVNLTNHSYFNLSGEGNGTILDDLLTIPAARYTPVDSGLIPTGIESVAGTPLDFRKPTPIGARINDPNDQLKIAGGYDHNWVLSDTPGVLKEAAKVEDPKTGRVLTVMTTEPGVQFYTGNFLTGKQPGKGGASYPKNAALCLETQHFPDSPNHPAFPSTELKPGHPRHSTTIFSFSTEK
- a CDS encoding PGN_0703 family putative restriction endonuclease gives rise to the protein MMPDIPDDFEGSDRFHLDDGSVGWTAPELVRQAGPRKSGQGSATLLRLELNALALRYAAKRSLLHDTTTGGSPCVVFGPEGTASGPRHGNFIDEAYRAILADVAWSARLEKAHTAHRRAWPRTDWRWRELDAATSSDALLMNVFCFPGVLDGAAGLGLRVLLGIGAGVRSEFGFKPRIPLTNGRFDRTEIDLRLGSLLVEAKLTESDFQQARPALVERYRDLLEAFEPEIVAGKTSVVGYQLIRGTLAAMAVPSGSFCVLADARRPDLLEQWYSVMSRVRTGELRCRLQMLTWQEVCAVLPVRLQEFLGEKYGILPA
- a CDS encoding L-rhamnose mutarotase, which gives rise to MPRVCFLLKVRKERLAEYKEAHAAVWPEMLDALRETGWKNYSLFLRPDGLLVGYVETDDFEASRAAMKLHAVNARWQAEMMPFFESTEATADDAMAPLEEVFHLD
- a CDS encoding ABC transporter permease — translated: MHNAWLIAKREYLERVRTKAFLIATILIPLLMGGFVFGTAIFSKKTKSTSHIVIVTKDTQLALDLQDQLHKGKGSDMTIDTMAPGESVRDSLDQELDDHSIDGYMWITPASDNTGRPTFDYKPRSKADVATSSILSDALRTVLMRERLTHQGMVASDVDSMLAPVTIDTTNSSGKHKNANTSIAVAYVLFFLMYMVVMLYGMNTARSIIEEKTSRVFEVLLATIRPEEMLAGKILGVGAVGITQILIWMTAALILAATPFAASLANGDFAFSITWWQALFFVLYFIFGFLLYSSMAAALGAMTNSEQELQQLNMFLVIPLAFCMLMLPVVMNNSNGTWSRIVSLIPFCSPLLMNFRISLNPPPAWEVALSFLLMGITIWAVLWTASRIYRVGILMYGKKPNLPEILRWLKYS
- a CDS encoding ABC transporter ATP-binding protein, which codes for MPIVEQKSSVEQKPIVELKNVRKVYDQKVAVEGLSFRIEPGTIFGLLGPNGSGKTSSIRMMIGITVPDSGTVSLFGQPFTRDCLKRVGYLPEERGLYKKMNVLDQLVFLGQLHALDAATARKRALTWCERMEITEAIPKKTEDLSKGMQQKIQFIAALLHEPDLIIMDEPFSGLDPVNGKLLQDTLLDLRKTGKAILFSTHRMDQAEKMCDEIALISRGRLVLEGSMREVKQKYPRNRVVMQFEGDNSFLQHPSIEKAELYGGHVEIKLRSLAGSDPDAQPLLAEAVARGTSITRFEVMEPTLEEIFIEAVGGKIDA
- the hisF gene encoding imidazole glycerol phosphate synthase subunit HisF; the encoded protein is MLTKRIIACLDVRDGRVVKGIQFVDIIDAGDPAELAHRHAAGGADEIVLLDITATHEGRGTLLDTVKRTAAALFVPFTVGGGIRSAEDAAAVFNAGADKVSINSSAIARPELIGEIGGSFGAQAVIVAIDARRTEGAADPVGEAEVFVSGGRKPTGLRVIDWAREAEQRGAGEILLTSMNTDGMRNGFDCELTARVSEAVQIPVIASGGAGSAAHFADVFGRGRADAALAASIFHFGVTDSRGLKASLRDAGVTVRLPC
- a CDS encoding zinc-dependent alcohol dehydrogenase family protein, with product MQAFVVQHPGGPFTLVETPRPVAGPGEVLVRIHASGVNPLDAKIRAGQAVHARQPLPAVLGVEMAGVVEEVGPAVTAFRPGDEVYGMVGGVGGLQGTLADFVAARAKLLALKPVALSMREAASLPLAAITAWEGLVDRACVHGGQKVLVHGGAGGVGHIVVQLAKAHGAEVFATVSPEKTHIVEQFGATPIDYRSVPVEEYVKKHTGGAGFDIIYDTVGGPNIDASFAAVRRYSGHVVSCLGWSNHSLAPLSFRGATYSGVFTLEPMLSGADGSHQGEILREIATLVDAGKLKPLLHARRFTSHDIEAAHAAVAAGSLGKVVVDFEALPGIPC